A region of Streptomyces deccanensis DNA encodes the following proteins:
- a CDS encoding acyl-CoA carboxylase subunit beta, producing the protein MTVLDEAPGEPTDARGRVAELHEIRAQALAGPSEKATEAQHAKGKLTSRERIELLLDPGSFNEVEQLRRHRATGFGLEAKKPYTDGVVTGWGTVEGRTVFVYAHDFRIFGGALGEAHATKIHKIMDMAIAAGAPLVSLNDGAGARIQEGVSALAGYGGIFQRNTRASGVIPQISVMLGPCAGGAAYSPALTDFVFMVRETSQMFITGPDVVKAVTGEEITQNGLGGADVHAETSGVAHFAYDDEETCIAEVRYLLSMLPQNNRENPPRVEASDAADRRSDVLLDLVPADGNRPYDMTKVIEEIVDDGDYLEVHERWARNIICALGRLDGQVVGIVANQPQSLAGVLDIEASEKAARFVQMCDAFNIPIVTLLDVPGFLPGVDQEHGGIIRHGAKLLYAYCNATVPRISLILRKAYGGAYIVMDSQSIGADLTYAWPTNEIAVMGAEGAANVIFRRQIAEAEDPEAMRVRMVKEYKAELMHPYYAAERGLVDDVIDPADTRAVLIRSLAMLHTKHADLPSRKHGNPPQ; encoded by the coding sequence ATGACCGTTTTGGATGAGGCACCGGGTGAGCCGACGGACGCGCGCGGGCGAGTGGCCGAACTGCACGAGATCCGTGCCCAGGCGTTGGCCGGCCCCAGCGAGAAGGCGACCGAGGCGCAGCACGCCAAGGGCAAGCTGACCTCCCGGGAGCGCATCGAGCTGCTGCTGGACCCGGGCTCCTTCAACGAGGTCGAGCAGCTGCGCCGGCACCGGGCCACCGGCTTCGGTCTGGAGGCCAAGAAGCCGTACACCGACGGTGTCGTCACCGGCTGGGGCACGGTGGAGGGCCGTACGGTCTTCGTCTACGCCCATGACTTCCGCATCTTCGGCGGCGCCCTCGGCGAGGCCCACGCCACGAAGATCCACAAGATCATGGACATGGCCATCGCGGCCGGTGCCCCGCTGGTCTCGCTCAACGACGGCGCGGGCGCCCGTATCCAGGAGGGCGTCTCGGCGCTGGCCGGCTACGGCGGCATCTTCCAGCGCAACACCAGGGCCTCGGGCGTCATCCCGCAGATCTCGGTGATGCTCGGCCCCTGCGCGGGCGGCGCGGCCTACAGCCCCGCCCTCACCGACTTCGTCTTCATGGTCCGCGAGACCTCGCAGATGTTCATCACCGGACCGGACGTCGTCAAGGCGGTCACCGGCGAGGAGATCACCCAGAACGGCCTCGGCGGCGCGGACGTGCACGCCGAGACCAGCGGCGTCGCGCACTTCGCGTACGACGACGAGGAGACCTGCATCGCCGAGGTGCGCTACCTCCTGTCGATGCTCCCGCAGAACAACCGCGAGAACCCGCCGCGCGTCGAGGCCTCCGACGCCGCCGACCGCCGCAGCGACGTCCTCCTCGACCTGGTCCCGGCCGACGGCAACCGGCCGTACGACATGACCAAGGTCATCGAGGAGATCGTCGACGACGGCGACTACCTGGAGGTCCACGAGCGCTGGGCCCGCAACATCATCTGCGCCCTGGGCCGGCTCGACGGCCAGGTGGTCGGCATCGTCGCCAACCAGCCGCAGTCCCTCGCGGGCGTCCTCGACATCGAGGCCAGCGAGAAAGCCGCGCGCTTCGTGCAGATGTGCGACGCCTTCAACATCCCGATCGTCACTCTCCTGGACGTACCCGGCTTCCTCCCGGGCGTCGACCAGGAGCACGGTGGAATCATCCGCCACGGCGCGAAGCTGCTGTACGCCTACTGCAACGCGACCGTGCCCCGGATCTCCCTGATCCTGCGCAAGGCGTACGGAGGTGCCTACATCGTGATGGACAGCCAGTCCATCGGCGCGGACCTGACGTACGCGTGGCCGACCAACGAGATCGCCGTCATGGGCGCCGAAGGTGCCGCGAACGTCATCTTCCGGCGCCAGATCGCCGAGGCCGAGGACCCGGAGGCGATGCGGGTCCGGATGGTCAAGGAGTACAAGGCCGAGCTGATGCACCCGTACTACGCGGCCGAGCGTGGCCTCGTGGACGACGTGATCGACCCCGCGGACACCCGCGCGGTCCTCATCCGCTCCCTCGCGATGCTCCACACCAAGCACGCGGACCTGCCGTCCCGCAAGCACGGCAACCCGCCGCAGTAA
- a CDS encoding acyl-CoA carboxylase epsilon subunit has product MKLPDIRVEKGHAEPEEVAAITALLLARAAAQPTETLPAHRGRLRAGWRRLEREPGFRAPHSWR; this is encoded by the coding sequence ATGAAGCTGCCTGATATTCGCGTCGAGAAGGGCCACGCCGAGCCGGAGGAAGTGGCCGCGATCACCGCGCTGCTGCTGGCCCGCGCGGCCGCGCAGCCGACCGAGACCCTGCCGGCCCACCGGGGCCGCCTCCGCGCGGGGTGGCGCCGCCTGGAGCGCGAGCCGGGGTTCCGGGCGCCGCACAGCTGGCGCTGA
- a CDS encoding GTP-binding protein yields the protein MDFASSSGGPSRSTTSAKIVVAGGFGVGKTTFVGAVSEINPLRTEAVMTSASAGIDDLTHTGDKTTTTVAMDFGRITLDQDLILYLFGTPGQDRFWFMWDDLVRGAIGAIVLVDTRRLADCFPAVDYFENSGLPFVIALNGFDGQQPYNPDEVREALQIGPDTPIITTDARHRSDAKSALITLVEHALMARLR from the coding sequence GTGGACTTCGCAAGCTCTAGCGGCGGTCCTTCCCGCTCCACCACCTCGGCGAAGATCGTGGTGGCGGGTGGCTTCGGCGTGGGCAAGACCACGTTCGTCGGGGCCGTCTCGGAGATCAACCCGCTGCGTACCGAGGCCGTCATGACGTCCGCGTCCGCGGGCATCGACGACCTCACCCACACCGGGGACAAGACGACCACCACGGTCGCCATGGACTTCGGCCGCATCACCCTCGACCAGGACCTGATCCTGTACCTGTTCGGCACCCCCGGTCAGGACCGCTTCTGGTTCATGTGGGACGACCTCGTGCGTGGCGCGATCGGCGCGATCGTGCTGGTCGACACCCGGCGTCTCGCCGACTGTTTCCCGGCCGTCGACTACTTCGAGAACAGCGGGCTCCCGTTCGTCATCGCGCTCAACGGCTTCGACGGCCAGCAGCCGTACAACCCGGACGAAGTCCGGGAGGCCCTGCAGATCGGTCCGGACACCCCGATCATCACGACGGACGCCCGCCACCGCTCGGACGCGAAGTCGGCCCTGATCACCCTTGTGGAGCATGCGCTGATGGCACGGCTCCGGTAG
- a CDS encoding DUF742 domain-containing protein — MATPPGGSSSGNWSYPGQGPGQGDQNRYNFPSAPSRQQPYAPQGPGPSPYDQPPAPRIQPVQPQRRTPEPSPAGAAHNPLVRPYAMTGGRTRPRYQLAIEALVHTTAQPHQMQGQLPEHQRICNLCREIKSVAEISALLTIPLGVARILVADLAEAGLVAIHQPGGDENAGGQPDVTLLERVLSGLRKL; from the coding sequence GTGGCAACACCCCCAGGCGGTTCATCGTCGGGCAACTGGTCCTACCCTGGCCAGGGGCCGGGCCAGGGTGACCAGAACCGGTACAACTTCCCCTCCGCACCGAGCCGCCAGCAGCCGTACGCACCGCAGGGCCCCGGCCCCTCGCCGTACGACCAGCCGCCGGCGCCGCGCATCCAGCCCGTGCAGCCGCAGCGCCGCACCCCGGAGCCGTCGCCCGCCGGGGCAGCACACAACCCCCTGGTGCGCCCGTACGCCATGACGGGCGGCCGCACCAGGCCGCGCTACCAGCTCGCCATCGAGGCACTGGTGCACACCACCGCGCAGCCGCACCAGATGCAGGGCCAGTTGCCCGAGCATCAGCGGATCTGCAACCTCTGCCGAGAGATCAAGTCGGTCGCCGAGATCTCGGCGCTGCTGACCATCCCCCTCGGCGTGGCCAGGATCCTCGTCGCCGACTTGGCGGAGGCGGGCCTGGTCGCCATCCATCAGCCCGGCGGCGACGAGAACGCCGGCGGCCAGCCAGACGTGACACTGCTCGAAAGGGTGCTCAGTGGACTTCGCAAGCTCTAG
- a CDS encoding roadblock/LC7 domain-containing protein — translation MSQAAQNLNWLITNFVDNTPGVSHTVVVSADGLLLAMSEGFPRDRADQLAAVASGLTSLTAGASRIFEGGSVNQTVVEMERGFLFIMSISDGSSLAVLAHPEADIGLIGYEMALLVDRAGTVLTPDLRAELQGSLLN, via the coding sequence ATGAGCCAGGCGGCACAGAACCTGAACTGGTTGATCACCAATTTCGTGGACAACACCCCCGGGGTGTCGCACACGGTGGTGGTCTCCGCCGACGGACTCCTTCTGGCGATGTCCGAAGGGTTTCCCCGCGACCGTGCCGACCAGCTGGCGGCCGTCGCGTCGGGTCTGACCTCTCTGACCGCGGGTGCCTCCCGCATTTTCGAAGGTGGCAGCGTCAATCAGACGGTTGTGGAGATGGAGCGGGGATTCCTGTTCATCATGTCCATTTCCGACGGTTCCTCGCTCGCCGTTCTCGCACATCCGGAAGCCGACATCGGCCTCATCGGGTACGAGATGGCCCTTCTGGTGGACCGTGCCGGCACGGTCCTGACGCCCGATCTTCGTGCGGAGCTCCAGGGCAGCCTGCTCAACTAA